CAGGCCCAAGATGCCTTGATGAAATCCGAGGAGCGCTACCGATTGCTGGTCGACAACTCGCTAACCGCAATCTACGTTTTGCAGGATGAGAAGGTGCAATTTGTCAACAGTCGGTCGGAAGAAATTATCGGGTACAACCCGAGCGAGTTGCTTGGAAAACCTTTCTATGAGTTCTTACATCCCGCGGACCGGCAGGTAGCTAGAGAATTTGTGGCGACTTCCCTGTCAGGCGAATCACGCGGTGGACGCTTCCAGGCGCGTGTGCTTCACAAGAACGAATCCGTCAGATGGCTGGAGGCGTTGGCATCGACAATCCGAATACGGCGGAAAATCCGCGCTGCTGGTCAATATCATAGACGTCACAGAGCGGAAAGAAGCGAACGAAGCCCTTCGCGAAAGCGAAGAAAGGTTCCGACTCATAGCCGAAACCATCCAGAGCGTCTTCTGGATCAGCAGTCCGGAAATCAAGAAAATGCTTTACGTTAATCCCGCATACGAAAGGATCTATGGGCGCTCGCGGAAAAGCCTGTACAGCGCCCCCCGCTCATTCCTGGATGCCATCCATCCGGAGGACCGCGAGCGGGTGCTCGAGGGGGTGCAGCAACGCCGGCGGGAGGCGTGGCAATATGAGTATCGGATCATCCGGCCAGACGGAGCCATCCGCTGGATTCGCGATCGCGGCTATCCGATTTTTGGGGAGGACGGAAATCTCCGGCTGATGACCGGAATCTCGAATGACATCACCGACCATAAACATGCGGAACTCGCGCTTCAGGAGAGCGAAATCCGACTCCGCGCGCTTCTCGATGCCTGCACCGACACCGCATTCCTCATCGATGCCGGAGGAAACCTGCTCACCCTGAACGAGACTGTTGCCCGTCGGTTCGGCAAGACTGTGGATGAGATGACGGGAGCGAATGTTTATGCAATCCTTGATCCCGAAACCGCACGGTCGAGAAAAGAAAAGATTGATGCCGCTATCAGCTCCGGCCGGCCGGTCCGGTTCGAGGACGAGCGCGCCGGCATCCTCTTCGACAACCACTTGTATCCAATCCCGCAGGCCACCGGCGCGACAGCGCACCTGGCCGTCTATGCCCGTGATATCACGGAACAGAGACGAGCGGAGAATCAATTGAAAAAGACGCTCGAACTGTTGGAACAGCGAGTGGAACAGCGGACGGAAGAACTCTCCAAGGCAAATCGGGCGCTCGAGAATGAAATAAAGGAACGCAAGCGCGCCTACCAGAAGCTCGCCAAAGTCAACACAAAACTCAAGGAGCTGGAGCGTTTTAAAGAAGACCTGGTGTATATGGTGATCCATGACATGAAGAACCCGGTTTCCAGCAGTATGCTGGCGCTCGATGTGATTCATATGGAAGTGGGGAAACAATTGACACCTCGACAAGCGGAGTATCTTCAGGTCGCCAAACGCAGCCAGTTCAAATTGTCGCAAATGATAGCGAACCTGCTGGAGGTCTCGAAGCTCGAGGAAAACAAGTTCCAGGTCATCAGGATGAGGGTGGATCTGGAGGAAATGATAAGCCGCATACTTGAGCCGTATGGAGAAATGCGCGGCCACAACCGCCCGTCGGTAAGAATCACTATCGACCCGCACGCTCGCTTGTTCTCCAGCGACCCGTACCTGCTCGAACGCATTATCTCAAACGTCGTCTCCAATGCCATCAAGCATTCTCACTCCATCGAAGAAATCTCCGTTTGCGCCAGACGGGATGAAACCAATCGCGAAATCCTGATATCGATCGAGGACAAGGGACAGGGAATACCAAAAGAGCACCACGAGAAAATCTTCGAGAAGTTCTTTCAGAGAAATCTCAAGCAAGAAGGTCACAGAGCGGATACCGGCTTGGGACTGGCGTTTTGCAAGCTCGCGGTCGAGTCGCTCGGCGGAAAGATCTGGGTCGAAAGCGAGCCCGGAAAAGGCAGCCGCTTCACCATTTCCCTGCCGGATGAGCCCTAATCCGCTCAAACAGACCGGCGTGAATCTTCTCGGTCGTGCCAAATCATCGGATTATCACGTGACCGGCTATTTCTTCGTGATTGACGCTTTCCTGACCCTGGCAGGTATCCGGACCGGATCCTCCGCCATTTCATAAAGCAGCTGCTCCACGTCCTTCT
This genomic window from Candidatus Abyssobacteria bacterium SURF_5 contains:
- a CDS encoding PAS domain S-box protein produces the protein MDASRRVCFTRTNPSDGWRRWHRQSEYGGKSALLVNIIDVTERKEANEALRESEERFRLIAETIQSVFWISSPEIKKMLYVNPAYERIYGRSRKSLYSAPRSFLDAIHPEDRERVLEGVQQRRREAWQYEYRIIRPDGAIRWIRDRGYPIFGEDGNLRLMTGISNDITDHKHAELALQESEIRLRALLDACTDTAFLIDAGGNLLTLNETVARRFGKTVDEMTGANVYAILDPETARSRKEKIDAAISSGRPVRFEDERAGILFDNHLYPIPQATGATAHLAVYARDITEQRRAENQLKKTLELLEQRVEQRTEELSKANRALENEIKERKRAYQKLAKVNTKLKELERFKEDLVYMVIHDMKNPVSSSMLALDVIHMEVGKQLTPRQAEYLQVAKRSQFKLSQMIANLLEVSKLEENKFQVIRMRVDLEEMISRILEPYGEMRGHNRPSVRITIDPHARLFSSDPYLLERIISNVVSNAIKHSHSIEEISVCARRDETNREILISIEDKGQGIPKEHHEKIFEKFFQRNLKQEGHRADTGLGLAFCKLAVESLGGKIWVESEPGKGSRFTISLPDEP